The following coding sequences are from one Coffea arabica cultivar ET-39 chromosome 11e, Coffea Arabica ET-39 HiFi, whole genome shotgun sequence window:
- the LOC140021641 gene encoding receptor-like protein EIX2 produces the protein MEHFLCSSSSLLLHFLLSFILFASSNQAYYNYSNVTCIESECRALLQFKDGLIDESNRLSSWIGERCCSWEGIDCHNITGSVLKLDLRNTVPIYEDGHYCKNCLGGQLSPSLINLTNLRYLDLSLNNFSRIQIPTFFGLFKGLRYLNLSSAELAGEIPYHLGNCSHLQYLDLGVATQNSYITQNWLRSKDLGWLAGLSSLEGLVLSWVDLSAAEDGLKAIKMLSSLTTLKLDYCKLFIIPHLSPANFTSLSTLDLSGNNFSNYMVPSWLHNLTLLHDLRLSSNNLSVPIHGLFGQMTSLALLDLGYNRFEVSTLKSLCNVSNLTYLDMNNNNLQGSIPSEIGQLISLTYLDLSYNDWQGSIPSEIGQLVKLTELLLFSSRLNGTIPYSLGQLMKLQTLDISYNSLTGVLSEHHFSKLKCLKKLDLSENSFSLNVSSSWVPPFQLQYIGMRSIKLGPRFPEWLRMQQEVEQLYINNASISDAIPSWFRVLCYDIKYLDLSNNNITGSPLEFKEMKSHHGEDRAILLSSNKMEGSLKSFPSDIWYLDLSQNFLTGHIPKPDANQTVVRMIYLRLNNNHFRGTIPEDLCRLKSLAELELSNNHLSGRVPMCLGNLRELWILNLANNRLYGQIPSSLGNLKGLNSLLLNGNKFVGKLPSSMQNLTGLQLLDLGENRLKDIMPSWIGERFSKLMFLRLQSNNFHGGISNKLCQISNLQVLNLAHNNLTGNIPQCFNNFTVMASSDPGKYHQGINNEISLQNFKGGRELEYSSENVMFVKSISLSANNLVGEIPDGIMDLTGLKILNLSQNHLSGRISKKIANLKQLETLDLSMNELFGAIPPSLSALDSLSFLNLSYNNLSGQIPSGNQLQTLMDPSIYEGNSGLCGKPLPNNCLQHKLPVEKGPILDGKGHNESDWSWFYAGIGPGFAAGLLGVLGILIFKVSWRYAYFRFLENAYDKICVMIALKTAHLRRNFL, from the coding sequence ATGGAGCATTTTCTTTGTTCTTCTTCATCTTTACTACTACACTTTCTATTGAGTTTTATTCTCTTCGCCAGCAGTAACCAAGcttattataattattcaaaTGTAACCTGTATTGAAAGTGAATGCCGTGCCCTTCTTCAATTCAAAGATGGGTTGATAGATGAATCAAATCGTTTGTCATCTTGGATTGGAGAACGCTGTTGTTCATGGGAAGGAATAGATTGCCACAATATCACTGGCAGTGTTTTGAAACTTGATCTACGCAATACGGTGCCAATTTATGAAGATGGTCATTACTGCAAAAACTGTTTGGGAGGCCAATTAAGTCCATCTTTgatcaatttgaccaatttgcgGTACCTAGACCTAAGCTTGAATAACTTTTCAAGAATCCAAATTCCCACATTCTTTGGATTGTTTAAAGGTTTGAGATACCTCAATCTCTCTAGTGCAGAACTTGCCGGTGAAATTCCCTACCATTTAGGAAATTGCTCGCATTTACAGTATTTAGATCTTGGAGTTGCAACTCAAAATTCCTACATAACCCAGAATTGGTTGAGGAGTAAGGATCTCGGATGGCTTGCTGGGCTTTCTTCTCTAGAAGGCCTAGTCCTGTCCTGGGTGGACCTTAGTGCCGCTGAAGATGGGTTAAAGGCAATTAAAATGCTTTCTTCACTAACAACACTAAAGTTGGAttattgtaaacttttcatcattcCTCATCTTTCACCGGCCAATTTCACATCTCTTTCTACTCTTGACCTTAGTGGGAATAATTTCAGCAACTACATGGTCCCTTCTTGGCTCCATAATCTTACTCTTCTCCATGATCTTCGTCTTAGCTCTAATAACCTCTCTGTTCCAATTCATGGCCTATTTGGGCAAATGACATCTCTAGCTCTTCTCGATCTTGGCTATAACCGCTTTGAGGTTTCAACGTTGAAATCTCTTTGCAATGTGAGCAATCTTACTTATTTGGATATGAATAATAACAACTTGCAAGGGTCGATACCTAGTGAAATAGGCCAGCTTATAAGTCTTACCTATTTGGATTTGAGTTACAATGACTGGCAAGGGTCAATACCAAGTGAAATAGGCCAGCTTGTAAAACTAACCGAACTACTTCTCTTTTCAAGTAGGTTAAATGGCACCATACCCTACAGTCTTGGGCAGCTCATGAAGCTACAAACATTAGACATTTCTTATAATTCATTAACCGGTGTACTATCTGAGCATCATTTTTCGAAACTCAAATGCCTGAAGAAATTGGACCTATCTGAGAACTCATTTTCTTTGAATGTGAGCTCCTCATGGGTTCCTCCATTTCAACTCCAATACATTGGCATGCGATCCATCAAACTAGGACCTCGATTTCCAGAGTGGCTTCGGATGCAACAAGAGGTTGAACAGTTATACATAAATAATGCGAGCATTTCAGATGCCATCCCCAGCTGGTTTCGAGTGCTTTGTTATGATATTAAATATTTAGATCTCTCCAACAACAACATAACTGGAAGTCCACTAGAGTTCAAAGAAATGAAGAGCCATCATGGTGAAGATCGGGCAATACTTCTATCTTCAAACAAAATGGAGGGATCTCTGAAATCCTTTCCCTCAGATATTTGGTATCTAGATctctcacaaaattttctcacaGGACATATTCCAAAGCCTGATGCTAATCAAACTGTTGTCCGTATGATTTATCTCAGACTCAATAATAACCATTTCAGAGGTACTATCCCGGAAGACTTGTGCAGGTTGAAAAGTTTAGCAGAGTTAGAACTATCCAACAACCATTTGTCAGGAAGAGTTCCAATGTGCTTGGGAAACTTGCGAGAGTTGTGGATCCTAAACTTGGCAAATAACAGGCTCTACGGTCAAATACCAAGTTCACTAGGAAACTTGAAGGGACTTAACAGTCTGCTTTTGAATGGTAATAAGTTCGTCGGGAAACTCCCCTCATCAATGCAAAATTTGACAGGCTTGCAACTTCTTGATCTCGGTGAAAATAGACTGAAGGATATCATGCCATCGTGGATTGGGGAAAGGTTTTCAAAGTTGATGTTTCTAAGACTTCAGTCGAACAATTTCCATGGAGGTATTTCTAATAAACTCTGCCAAATCTCAAATCTTCAAGTGCTCAACCTGGCACACAATAATTTAACAGGAAATATTCCTCAATGTTTTAACAACTTCACTGTGATGGCATCAAGTGATCCAGGAAAATATCATCAAGGAATTAATAATGAAATCAGTCTTCAAAACTTCAAGGGAGGAAGAGAACTTGAGTACTCCTCAGAGAATGTTATGTTTGTTAAATCTATAAGCCTCTCAGCAAATAATTTAGTTGGTGAAATCCCTGATGGGATAATGGATCTTACTGGGCTGAAAATTTTGAACCTATCACAGAACCATCTAAGCGGAAGGATCTCCAAGAAGATTGCCAATTTGAAGCAACTTGAAACGCTTGATCTATCAATGAATGAACTCTTCGGTGCAATCCCTCCAAGCTTGTCTGCTTTAGACTCATTGAGCTTCCTAAATTTGTCATACAATAACCTATCAGGGCAAATACCATCAGGAAATCAACTTCAGACCTTAATGGATCCATCCATCTATGAAGGAAATAGCGGACTCTGTGGCAAGCCACTCCCAAACAATTGCCTGCAACACAAATTACCTGTGGAAAAGGGACCAATTCTTGATGGAAAAGGTCACAACGAGTCTGATTGGTCTTGGTTTTATGCTGGTATAGGACCCGGTTTTGCTGCCGGGCTCTTGGGAGTTTTGGGAATCCTTATTTTCAAGGTGTCATGGCGCTATGCATACTTCAGGTTTCTGGAAAATGCCTATGACAAAATCTGCGTAATGATTGCATTGAAGACTGCTCACCTGAGGAGGAACTTCCTTTGA